A window of the Sporosarcina sp. FSL K6-2383 genome harbors these coding sequences:
- a CDS encoding pyruvate, water dikinase regulatory protein — protein sequence MKKLTLFIVSDSVGETADLVAKAAASQFRQGLEAVSMKRFSHIEDESQLHEIAYLAKKQEAIIIYTLVKNGMRQKIQQQCLAQGVQCIDLLGPVVDKIGSELGESPLEEPGLVRQLDDDYFKKIEAIEFAVKYDDGRDPRGILKADIVLVGVSRTSKTPLSQYLAHKRYKVANVPLVPEVDPPEELFMINPEKCFGLVISSEKLNSIRKERLIALGLKDDASYARVERIDNEINHFNKVVSKIGCKVIDVTNRAVEETANLILSEVSNYNR from the coding sequence ATGAAAAAGCTAACGTTATTCATCGTGTCAGATTCTGTCGGTGAAACAGCAGACCTAGTTGCTAAGGCAGCTGCCAGTCAATTTAGACAAGGGCTCGAAGCTGTTTCGATGAAAAGATTTTCACATATAGAAGATGAATCACAACTTCACGAAATTGCTTATTTAGCAAAAAAACAAGAAGCAATTATTATTTATACACTTGTAAAAAATGGGATGCGTCAAAAAATTCAACAGCAATGTTTAGCGCAGGGAGTTCAATGTATTGATTTGCTGGGACCGGTAGTAGATAAAATTGGTTCGGAGTTAGGTGAATCCCCTCTGGAAGAGCCAGGTTTGGTCCGCCAGCTGGATGATGACTATTTCAAAAAAATTGAAGCGATTGAGTTTGCTGTCAAATATGATGATGGAAGGGATCCGCGTGGCATTTTGAAGGCGGATATCGTGTTAGTTGGTGTTTCAAGAACATCTAAAACCCCGTTATCGCAATACTTAGCGCATAAGCGTTATAAAGTAGCGAATGTACCATTAGTACCGGAAGTAGATCCTCCAGAAGAATTATTTATGATCAATCCCGAGAAATGTTTTGGACTTGTCATTTCATCAGAAAAGCTTAATTCGATTCGCAAAGAAAGACTTATCGCACTTGGTCTGAAAGATGATGCTAGTTACGCACGTGTCGAGCGGATTGATAACGAAATTAACCATTTCAATAAGGTTGTATCAAAAATTGGTTGTAAGGTTATTGATGTAACAAATCGTGCTGTTGAAGAAACTGCCAATTTAATTCTTAGCGAAGTTTCTAATTATAACAGATAA
- the dnaG gene encoding DNA primase, which yields MTRIPEETIEAVRSKTDIVDLIGEYVQLTKRGKNWFGLCPFHGESTPSFSVSEDKQLFHCFGCGASGNAITFVMDIENSPFTEAVVKLAERTGIEIDIIVSDGSEKQPHHEFKPMFEAHALAANFYSHLLLNTVEGEEALQYLEKRGFTRDSIEKYGIGWSLNDWEALTNLLKRKDYNMMDMERAGLCIMKDDGTGYFDRFRGRIMFPLRDDTGNVVGFSGRILSGSKQEAKYLNSPETPIFEKSHILYNFHNARLNVRKSGKVILFEGFMDTISADRAGVTNSVAVMGTALSDKHLIKLKRIAKEMIICCDGDDAGWEAAKRFADLAMKKGMDVQIALLPGKMDPDDYITQFGGEAFREKVIDNPHSFMSFIMAYAKRSKNLSYENDVLQYIHEVLEELALRPSPVERDLYIRQLSTETGVSVDAIQQQFIKMAGQQAKRAKAAPLPEEWIQQSNQAAPSRKKTGTERAERLLLYHLLNDGELFDRLQTDKPNLFIRDDYVAIFVRLAGFYEQHGTPDFHRFAESIEDRELRKIVLEAAMVEKDPEQTQAEINDCIHHLEKYRISLVIQAKMHESKEAEKMKDHTRALELAREIIQLRKTWTAL from the coding sequence ATGACGAGAATACCAGAAGAGACAATCGAAGCTGTCCGTTCAAAGACTGATATTGTAGATTTGATAGGCGAATATGTACAGCTGACGAAAAGGGGAAAGAATTGGTTTGGGCTTTGTCCATTCCACGGTGAAAGTACACCGTCATTTTCAGTTTCAGAGGATAAGCAATTGTTTCATTGTTTTGGGTGTGGTGCTAGTGGCAATGCTATCACGTTTGTGATGGATATTGAAAATAGTCCATTTACAGAAGCGGTCGTGAAGCTTGCAGAGCGGACGGGTATTGAAATCGACATAATCGTCAGCGATGGCTCTGAAAAACAACCTCACCATGAGTTCAAACCAATGTTTGAAGCACATGCTCTTGCGGCAAACTTCTACAGTCATCTCCTGTTAAACACAGTGGAAGGTGAAGAAGCACTACAATATCTTGAAAAAAGAGGATTTACGAGGGACAGTATCGAAAAATATGGTATTGGGTGGTCTCTCAACGATTGGGAAGCACTAACGAATCTGTTGAAACGCAAAGATTACAACATGATGGATATGGAACGTGCAGGCTTGTGTATTATGAAAGATGATGGGACAGGCTATTTTGATCGGTTCCGGGGGCGCATCATGTTCCCGTTGCGTGACGATACTGGAAATGTTGTAGGGTTCTCAGGCAGGATTTTATCCGGCTCGAAACAAGAGGCAAAATACTTAAATAGTCCCGAAACCCCGATATTTGAAAAAAGTCATATTTTATACAATTTTCACAATGCACGTCTTAACGTCCGGAAATCGGGTAAAGTAATACTGTTTGAAGGATTTATGGATACGATATCGGCCGACCGCGCTGGCGTAACGAATAGCGTTGCCGTTATGGGCACGGCGTTGTCTGATAAGCATCTTATTAAGCTAAAAAGAATTGCGAAGGAAATGATCATTTGCTGTGATGGTGATGATGCCGGCTGGGAAGCGGCGAAACGCTTTGCAGATTTAGCGATGAAAAAAGGAATGGATGTTCAAATTGCTTTGTTGCCGGGGAAGATGGATCCTGACGATTATATTACGCAATTTGGTGGCGAAGCTTTTCGTGAAAAAGTGATTGATAATCCACATTCGTTCATGTCATTCATTATGGCTTATGCGAAGCGCTCTAAGAACTTATCTTATGAAAATGATGTCTTGCAATATATTCATGAAGTGCTGGAAGAATTAGCATTGCGTCCATCGCCGGTAGAACGGGATTTATATATTCGACAGCTTTCGACTGAAACGGGTGTGTCTGTCGATGCCATTCAACAGCAATTCATCAAAATGGCTGGTCAGCAGGCAAAAAGAGCAAAGGCAGCACCGCTACCAGAAGAATGGATACAACAATCCAATCAAGCGGCTCCATCGCGTAAAAAAACGGGTACTGAACGTGCTGAGCGTTTACTGCTCTATCATTTATTAAATGACGGGGAGTTGTTCGATCGGTTACAAACGGACAAGCCAAACTTGTTCATCCGAGATGATTATGTGGCGATATTTGTACGACTTGCAGGTTTTTACGAGCAGCATGGTACGCCTGATTTTCATAGGTTTGCCGAGTCCATAGAGGATCGTGAGCTACGCAAAATTGTGTTGGAAGCGGCCATGGTGGAAAAAGATCCTGAACAAACGCAAGCCGAGATAAATGACTGTATCCATCATTTAGAAAAATATAGGATCAGCTTAGTGATCCAAGCAAAAATGCACGAATCGAAAGAAGCAGAAAAGATGAAGGATCATACCCGGGCGCTGGAGCTGGCCAGGGAAATTATACAGCTCCGGAAAACATGGACGGCATTATAG
- a CDS encoding glycine--tRNA ligase: MSMEKVVNLAKQRGFVFPGSEIYGGLANTWDYGPLGIELKNNVKKAWWQKFVQESPYNVGLDAAILMNPKVWEASGHIGNFNDPMIDCKKCKTRHRADKLIEDALDAKGIELVVDGLSFDKMAELVHEHNVVCPTCGAMDYTEIRQFNLMFKTSQGVTDSSANQIFLRPETAQGIFVNFKNVQRSMRKKMPFGIAQIGKSFRNEITPGNFTFRTREFEQMELEFFCKPGEDMKWYEYWRDYSKNFLLNLGMTETSMRLREHNEDELSHYSKGTVDIEYKFPFGWGELWGIANRTDFDLNRHMEHSGEDFHYQDPVTNEKFVPYCIEPSLGADRVTLAFLCDAYDEEELENDDKRTVLRFHPALAPVKAAVLPLSKKLADGADAVYAELAKHFNVQYDDSQSIGRRYRRQDEIGTPFCITYDFDSEEDRQVTVRHRDSMEQVRMPIADVKEYIAKHLEF, translated from the coding sequence ATGTCGATGGAGAAGGTTGTTAATTTAGCGAAACAAAGAGGGTTTGTGTTCCCAGGCTCTGAGATTTATGGAGGTTTGGCGAATACATGGGATTATGGTCCACTTGGGATTGAATTGAAAAACAACGTTAAAAAAGCTTGGTGGCAGAAATTTGTTCAGGAATCGCCGTATAACGTCGGACTTGACGCAGCTATTTTGATGAACCCGAAAGTATGGGAAGCTTCAGGCCACATCGGTAACTTCAATGATCCGATGATTGACTGTAAGAAATGTAAAACGCGTCATCGTGCTGACAAATTGATTGAAGATGCACTTGATGCCAAAGGTATTGAACTAGTTGTTGACGGTCTTTCTTTCGATAAAATGGCTGAGCTTGTTCATGAGCATAATGTTGTATGCCCTACTTGTGGTGCGATGGACTATACCGAAATCCGCCAGTTTAACTTGATGTTTAAAACATCACAAGGTGTAACAGATTCATCAGCAAACCAAATTTTCTTGCGTCCTGAAACAGCACAAGGTATTTTCGTCAACTTTAAAAATGTGCAACGTTCAATGCGTAAAAAAATGCCTTTCGGGATTGCACAAATCGGTAAAAGTTTCCGTAACGAAATTACACCAGGAAACTTCACGTTCCGCACACGCGAATTCGAACAGATGGAGCTTGAATTCTTCTGTAAGCCTGGCGAAGATATGAAATGGTATGAGTACTGGCGCGATTATTCCAAGAATTTCTTGTTGAATCTTGGAATGACTGAAACATCTATGCGTTTACGTGAACATAACGAGGATGAGCTTTCCCACTACTCAAAAGGGACTGTTGATATCGAATATAAATTCCCGTTTGGCTGGGGTGAACTATGGGGTATTGCGAACCGTACGGACTTTGACTTGAACCGCCATATGGAGCATTCAGGTGAGGATTTCCATTACCAAGATCCTGTGACGAATGAAAAATTCGTACCGTATTGCATCGAGCCATCTCTTGGTGCTGACCGCGTAACACTTGCGTTCTTATGTGATGCTTATGATGAAGAAGAATTGGAAAACGACGACAAACGTACAGTTCTTCGCTTCCACCCTGCTCTTGCGCCCGTCAAAGCTGCGGTTCTTCCTTTATCGAAGAAGTTAGCGGATGGTGCAGATGCAGTATACGCAGAACTTGCGAAGCATTTCAACGTTCAATACGATGATTCTCAATCTATCGGTAGACGCTACCGTCGTCAAGACGAAATTGGTACACCATTCTGTATTACGTATGACTTCGATTCTGAAGAAGATCGCCAAGTAACAGTACGTCACCGCGACTCAATGGAACAAGTTCGTATGCCAATTGCAGATGTGAAAGAATATATCGCGAAACATCTTGAGTTTTAA
- a CDS encoding cytidine deaminase: MEIEKLIVESKKARDKAYVPYSKFPVGAALVAEDGTVYHGCNIENSAYSMTNCAERTAFFKAVSEGVHTFKALAVVGDTDGPISPCGACRQVIAEFCEGSMPVYLTNLKGDVLETTVAELLPGAFSKEDLSYAAKQ; the protein is encoded by the coding sequence ATGGAAATAGAAAAATTGATTGTTGAATCGAAAAAAGCACGGGACAAAGCATATGTCCCTTATTCTAAATTCCCGGTAGGAGCGGCATTAGTTGCTGAGGATGGGACAGTCTATCATGGCTGCAATATTGAAAACTCAGCATATAGTATGACAAATTGTGCGGAGCGGACTGCCTTTTTCAAAGCGGTTTCAGAAGGTGTTCATACATTTAAGGCGTTGGCAGTTGTTGGAGATACAGATGGTCCGATTTCTCCTTGTGGCGCATGTAGACAAGTTATCGCTGAATTTTGTGAGGGCTCTATGCCTGTCTATTTAACGAATTTAAAAGGGGACGTCCTTGAAACTACGGTTGCAGAATTGTTGCCCGGCGCGTTTTCTAAGGAGGATCTCTCTTATGCAGCCAAACAATAA
- a CDS encoding helix-turn-helix transcriptional regulator, whose amino-acid sequence MELNKRQTEILAIVKADGPITGEQIAERLTLARATIRPDLAILTMAGYLDARPRVGYFYSGKKPVQSVADSMIGMKVRDFQSIPVVVTENTSVYDAICHMFLEDVGTLFVVSSSSLLIGVLSRKDLLRTSLGNNDLDKIPVHVIMTRMPNITYCNKQDTLLHVAKKMMDRQIDSLPVVNDNGEGLEVIGRITKTNITAAFLSLSDDHEL is encoded by the coding sequence ATGGAACTGAATAAGCGCCAGACAGAAATCCTCGCAATCGTAAAAGCGGATGGACCTATTACTGGAGAACAGATTGCTGAACGGCTTACGTTAGCCAGAGCTACTATTCGCCCAGATTTAGCTATTTTAACAATGGCGGGTTATTTAGATGCAAGACCTCGCGTCGGCTATTTCTACTCAGGTAAAAAACCTGTCCAATCCGTTGCCGATAGTATGATTGGTATGAAAGTTCGGGATTTTCAGTCCATCCCGGTTGTAGTCACAGAAAACACTTCGGTCTATGACGCTATTTGTCACATGTTTTTAGAAGATGTTGGCACGCTTTTTGTCGTCAGCAGCTCCTCCCTTCTTATCGGGGTTCTATCGAGAAAAGATTTATTGCGGACTAGTCTTGGGAATAATGACTTGGATAAAATTCCGGTTCACGTCATCATGACACGTATGCCAAATATTACTTACTGTAATAAGCAGGATACGCTGCTACATGTGGCGAAGAAAATGATGGACAGACAGATTGATTCACTACCAGTAGTCAATGACAATGGAGAGGGTCTGGAAGTCATCGGGAGGATTACAAAGACGAATATTACAGCAGCCTTCCTATCACTTTCCGATGATCATGAATTATGA
- the era gene encoding GTPase Era, protein MQPNNKSFKSGFISIIGRPNVGKSTFLNRVVGQKIAIMSDKPQTTRNKVQGVVTTEDSQFIFIDTPGIHKPKHKLGDFMVKTARNTLKEVDIIMFMVNADEAIGRGDRFIIEMLENTQTPVFLIINKIDLVHPDELLKIITSYTSEYDFAEIVPISAMNGNNVERLNETLTKYLPEGPKYYPDDQVTDHPERFIISELIREKVLHLTREEIPHSVAVVIEKIEREEKREMINVMATIVVDRDSQKGIVIGKKGALLKEIGTKARYDIEMLLGSKVFLELWVKVQKDWRNKPGQLKEFGFREDEY, encoded by the coding sequence ATGCAGCCAAACAATAAATCATTCAAATCAGGTTTTATTTCGATTATTGGTCGTCCAAACGTAGGGAAATCGACATTTTTGAACCGAGTCGTTGGGCAGAAAATTGCCATTATGAGTGATAAGCCACAGACGACTCGTAACAAAGTGCAAGGAGTTGTGACGACGGAAGACTCGCAATTCATCTTCATTGACACACCAGGGATTCATAAACCAAAGCACAAGTTAGGCGATTTTATGGTGAAGACGGCGCGTAATACATTGAAGGAAGTCGATATCATTATGTTCATGGTCAACGCAGACGAAGCGATTGGCCGTGGGGATCGTTTTATTATCGAAATGCTTGAAAATACGCAGACACCTGTATTTTTGATTATCAATAAAATCGATTTGGTGCATCCAGATGAGCTGTTGAAAATTATTACTTCGTACACATCGGAATACGATTTTGCAGAAATTGTACCGATTTCTGCGATGAATGGAAATAATGTCGAGCGTTTAAATGAGACGTTGACAAAGTATTTGCCGGAAGGGCCGAAATATTATCCAGACGATCAAGTGACGGATCACCCAGAGCGTTTCATCATTTCTGAATTGATTCGCGAAAAGGTTTTGCATTTGACACGGGAAGAGATTCCACATTCCGTGGCGGTTGTTATTGAGAAGATAGAGCGCGAAGAAAAGCGTGAAATGATTAATGTGATGGCGACGATTGTTGTAGACCGCGATTCTCAAAAAGGTATCGTCATTGGGAAAAAAGGTGCGTTGCTGAAAGAGATTGGCACGAAAGCAAGGTATGATATTGAAATGTTGTTAGGATCAAAAGTATTTTTAGAGTTGTGGGTTAAGGTACAAAAGGACTGGCGCAATAAGCCTGGTCAGCTGAAGGAATTTGGTTTTAGAGAAGACGAATATTAA
- the recO gene encoding DNA repair protein RecO, protein MLNKWEGIILRSMPYGESNKIVTLYTREAGKLTAMARGAKKPASRLAAITQPFTHGSFLIRKGRGMGTLEQGEPIDSMRHIREDLEATAYASYVVELIDRLTEDGERSEGIYGLLHEALHAINEQYDPEAIALFVEWKMLPVAGIHPVLHQCANCGATEGEFAFSFKEIGFLCHRCFHIDRYIIRISPMQLKLIRTFYTVPINRVGNLTLKKTTKQFMKKLVRTIYDEQVGIRLKSRSFLDQLEATPELLPRKEKPEE, encoded by the coding sequence TTGCTGAATAAATGGGAAGGTATCATTTTAAGAAGTATGCCATATGGCGAATCGAATAAGATTGTCACGCTCTATACGCGAGAGGCTGGCAAGCTAACAGCGATGGCTAGAGGGGCAAAAAAGCCGGCAAGTCGCTTGGCCGCTATTACACAGCCGTTCACACATGGCTCCTTCCTCATTCGAAAAGGAAGGGGCATGGGGACACTTGAACAAGGTGAGCCGATTGACTCAATGCGCCATATTCGCGAGGATCTTGAAGCGACGGCTTACGCGAGTTACGTTGTTGAACTCATTGATCGTCTGACGGAGGATGGTGAGCGTTCTGAGGGCATTTACGGGTTATTGCATGAGGCACTGCATGCCATTAATGAGCAGTATGACCCTGAAGCGATTGCGTTGTTTGTCGAGTGGAAAATGTTGCCGGTAGCCGGTATTCATCCTGTTCTGCATCAGTGCGCAAATTGCGGGGCGACAGAAGGGGAGTTTGCATTTTCTTTTAAAGAAATCGGCTTCCTTTGTCATCGCTGTTTCCATATAGATCGCTATATCATTCGTATTTCGCCAATGCAATTAAAGCTGATAAGGACATTTTACACCGTTCCCATCAATCGAGTCGGCAATTTGACGTTGAAAAAGACAACAAAACAATTTATGAAAAAACTAGTGCGCACCATTTATGATGAACAGGTTGGTATTCGGTTGAAATCGAGATCATTTCTTGACCAACTCGAAGCGACACCTGAATTGCTGCCACGTAAAGAAAAACCGGAGGAATAA